A window from Anser cygnoides isolate HZ-2024a breed goose chromosome 1, Taihu_goose_T2T_genome, whole genome shotgun sequence encodes these proteins:
- the AKAP11 gene encoding A-kinase anchor protein 11 isoform X2: protein MDTYARAQGSRMKPRTSVKKSFGEGVLQSMKSLLHSRKELCSISADECVNREEQDHFIEITFIGFAEEMGTAHLQEVAAVSADLPDVLKSLQLCKLKENEVVFLKDVRKTLAKPCVTKHQNQLPEVLCVMRLSPSFPRIKADYVFTLLSKYTTGVRYAVEKKSLQKHRPETSCTEDDDTNQSVSSIEDDFVTAFEQLDEDEPSKMQSVGTCSFTSRNHRDAASQTIPARCLEAVDSKISVGSVRRKSSARSSALIDILGLKELSSVKNSVTTSISDPWIQRSFYKPYNPSDQGVNLLCKTLFSSSPAESSESDCSSPSPIIFLDEEGYQKSLKAKLQLPKIPVVKDGIEDSDSEVSEFFDSFDQFDELEQTLEKSGKAIRDPILGNPPQKRRTAHEKLCSTSITMNPQKFKFDRPTLPANVKKPTPRKPESPYSSVFDVPDSPRPVKTSGEENGGLFSPIRSSAFSPLGSCGSSECLCRMNLGGDETGQNHPDALYNTYSEYADSVSFEILGSVFHSDSSSEQICAGNDSKCNRIAMKEEGQATDLKIKTSKEPDKQAKSKHKSSIIRDSIQKFAAELVEKSFGSAFKDLQKGVSSCTNALCHLAARLTSSVFQMAFYEIGRRRAISLKERAINGLANFLVSEAITGALKELRHVKKQIFTNTVARFAADLAEELVFEGIMEVCQFSYPSTPTVAQPSSFDYEDKVVRSYARDLSESVIQEAFIELSQVDVTFTTQAAISVSMDNIKYVSAESMLESTRTSMYLPDFNDRVALNPIQDSKKEYTVQQALFCTSGVVSSVPVPLAGRALCQHQFSSDAYKAKVCTALNSDNNMKVYKDCSHPFFTSRKREEEVSSFRNIYLTSDQNQSTENNPLLLHNQNNTKQVTNMSGISSNSELTSGSKSINSFSGTMVDMIVNEAYEAITSSRVTKAVEEYTEFLSRKIDKKPHVQCTGEDVPNNMFADHLAKYIIKQSVDESKTVLCNTGENSACNVGSQTYADTSRKEQCVIKKQDAEKPSNVSIVVGQQQMPSNNPSKFLLTPANSVQCVSESKDCWQEQKGHRFSKSPPPCSTVTFARHVLEDFTDAGSCSMTLLNKPSKNHDIQKPPSGPLTYRQADCFPRANSFSSVMFGSEDALQMADKSSIKDGNTSVMPDTPPPTPLVPCQASSERNLRKLSKKLKGELAKEFAPATPPSTPYNPSVAGLSETEHSSLEKEEFMLKLMRSLSEEVESSEDEDHSEKVIENEEHSEKTIQYADNLASQIISVATEMAASHLDDKTNEKEADRQVQLSTQNKPCGYPAFVNTPEETCSSLWNYAGDMAGKVISEAKKMVKSRHCKLLRLKRVNCQVDCLYVRKDDKDSSSKEWCGPVRDQCLGERDSSVLSLPQGSGTMGLTSKYPSCESVTDEYADHIIRILKREGGNPELLMDQYASRLAYRSIKSGLRQAARKTKLRCNRTTFPGQNVQVNGKLELIKTVNKDAAQQVKSSIHHCEEETYERSISTQRTDCAELLHFSESLACNITSDVRKKLKISGACLPKSLTDSCLYEKTELEEVTGDLIKTRVSRTLLPFSPSRKLYHSTGSLNENGYREGIIQAIEQYARKVADDTLEMSLESAVLQVAENRKNGDRLSYTDKLSPFSGTVCRCCSMKEHQYCTESASHHLPAQSSSIPVRHFLQPRLGGVCQKPRVFHLDIPKIHVDVEQKTVFPDKVAPAAAEKAEGELSYTSVTADSGFGQDGVSFAESLTTEIMTSAMTNIGQAVNISSAGREGFHSVESIVSQQMSLSIGDDSTGSWSNLSFEDEHLDESSSFLHLSDSNGNSSSWSSLGLEGDMYEENLSFPTSDSDGTDDKDEDTKDAVEGLEQVKKTLAIVNIDLEPNLVDPQLRAALQWLAASETDVSDLHYHDTATGEFVLLSRRLRERDWKVGDLLQAVLKYCEMIEKASDGEQALNKSLAGWLLENA from the exons aGTTTTGGTGAAGGTGTTCTGCAGTCTATGAAGtcactgctgcacagcaggaaagaGTTATGCAGTATATCAGCAGATGAATGTGTAAATCGGGAAGAACAAGATCATTTTATTGAG ATTACATTTATAGGTTTTGCTGAAGAGATGGGTACTGCACATTTGCAG GAGGTGGCAGCTGTTTCTGCAGATCTTCCAGATGTTCTGAAATCACTTCAGTTGTGcaaactaaaagaaaatgaggttGTTTTTCTAAAAGATGTTAGGAAGACCTTGGCAAAACCGTGTGTCACAAAACAtcag AATCAGCTTCCTGAAGTGCTTTGTGTGATGCGACTGTCTCCTTCATTCCCAAGAATCAAAGCAGATTATGTATTTACCTTGCTGAGCAAGTATACCACAGGTGTAAGATACGCAGttgaaaaaaagtcattgcaaAAACATCGACCAGAGACATCCTGTACAGAAGATGATGATACTAATCAGTCAGTCTCTTCAATTGAAGATGATTTTGTCACTGCTTTTGAGCAGTTAGATGAAGATGAGCCTTCAAAGATGCAAAGTGTTG gtaCATGCAGCTTTACTTCTCGAAACCATCGAGATGCTGCTTCACAGACCATCCCTGCTCGATGTTTAGAAGCTGTTGACTCAAAGATCTCTGTGGGTTCTGTACGTCGGAAGTCATCTGCAAGATCTTCTGCTTTGATTGATATTTTGGGACTTAAGGAACTGTCTTCAGTAAAAAATTCAGTTACAACCTCAATTTCTGACCCCTGGATACAAAGGAGTTTCTATAAGCCATATAATCCTTCTGATCAAGGTGTTAATTTGTTAtgtaaaacattgttttcctcttctccagctgaaTCCTCTGAGTCAGATTGCTCCAGCCCAAGCCCCATTATCTTCTTAGATGAAGAAGGATATCAGAAGAGCTTGAAGGCAAAGCTCCAGCTGCCAAAAATTCCAGTAGTGAAAGATGGTATAGAGGATTCAGACTCAGAAGTTAGTGAATTTTTTGATAGTTTTGATCAGTTTGATGAATTAGAACAAACCCTGGAAAAGTCTGGTAAAGCTATTAGGGATCCTATCCTAGGGAATCCCCCCCAGAAAAGGAGGACTGCCCATGAAAAACTGTGTTCTACAAGCATTACAATGAATCCTCAGAAATTCAAGTTTGATCGTCCTACTCTCCCAGCCAATGTAAAGAAACCAACTCCTCGCAAACCAGAATCACCGTACAGCAGCGTTTTTGATGTCCCAGATTCCCCTCGCCCAGTTAAAACATCAGGGGAAGAGAACGGAGGCTTGTTCAGCCCTATTAGGTCATCGGCTTTCAGTCCGCTAGGGAGCTGTGGTTCTTCTGAATGCTTATGTCGTATGAATCTTGGCGGAGATGAGACAGGTCAAAACCACCCTGATGCACTTTATAATACTTATTCAGAATATGCTGATAGtgtttcatttgaaatactgggttctgtttttcattctgaCTCTTCATCAGAACAAATATGTGCAGGAAATGATTCCAAATGCAACAGGATTGCTATGAAAGAAGAAGGTCAAGCTACAGATCTCAAAATTAAAACTAGCAAAGAGCcagacaaacaagcaaaatCTAAGCATAAATCATCAATAATTCGAGATAGCATTCAAAAATTTGCAGCTGAGTTAGTTGAAAAAAGTTTTGGCAGTGCTTTTAAGGACCTGCAAAAAGGCGTTTCTTCATGCACCAATGCACTTTGTCACTTGGCTGCTAGGTTGACTTCTTCGGTCTTTCAAATGGCTTTCTATGAGATTGGAAGACGTAGAGCAATCTCCCTGAAGGAGCGTGCCATTAATGGGCTAGCAAACTTTTTGGTGAGCGAAGCTATAACTGGTGCTTTGAAAGAACTGCGGCATGTGAAGAAGCAAATATTTACCAATACCGTTGCACGGTTTGCCGCAGACCTTGCCGAAGAACTTGTGTTTGAAGGAATCATGGAAGTATGCCAGTTTTCATACCCCTCGACACCTACAGTTGCACAGCCTTCTTCATTTGATTATGAAGACAAAGTAGTAAGATCCTATGCCAGAGATCTGTCTGAATCTGTCATTCAAGAGGCTTTTATTGAGCTATCCCAGGTTGATGTGACCTTCACGACACAAGCAGCCATCAGTGTTTCCATGGACAACATTAAATATGTGAGTGCAGAAAGTATGTTAGAGTCAACACGGACTTCTATGTATTTGCCTGATTTTAATGACAGGGTAGCACTGAATCCAATCCAAGATTCCAAGAAAGAATATACAGTACAACAAGCACTGTTTTGTACCTCCGGTGTTGTAAGTTCAGTACCTGTGCCCTTAGCTGGAAGAGCTCTTTGTCAACATCAGTTTTCCTCTGATGCTTATAAAGCAAAAGTATGCACTGCTCTGAATTCTGATAACAACATGAAAGTATACAAAGACTGCTCTCATCCATTTTTCAcaagcagaaagagagaggaggaagtctcttctttcagaaatatataCCTAACTTCAGATCAGAATCAAAGTACTGAAAATAATCCATTGCTCCTACATAACCAAAACAATACCAAACAAGTGACTAACATGTCTGGAATAAGCAGTAATTCAGAATTAACGAGTGGGTCAAAAAGCATTAATAGTTTCTCTGGAACTATGGTAGATATGATAGTAAATGAGGCTTATGAAGCCATAACCTCATCTCGGGTAACAAAAGCAGTAGAAGAGTACACAGAGTTTTTGTcaagaaaaatagataaaaaaccACATGTGCAATGTACTGGTGAAGATGTCCCCAATAATATGTTTGCAGATCACTTGGCCAAATATATCATAAAACAATCTGTGGATGAAAGTAAAACTGTGTTATGCAACACTGGTGAGAATTCTGCATGTAACGTGGGCTCACAGACTTATGCAGATACCAGTAGAAAAGAACAATGTGTGATAAAGAAGCAAGATGCTGAGAAACCAAGTAATGTTTCTATAGTTGTTGGACAACAACAGATGCCTTCGAATAATCCCTCTAAATTTCTTCTTACTCCAGCTAATTCTGTTCAGTGCGTTTCAGAATCTAAAGATTGTTGGCAGGAACAAAAAGGACACAGGTTTTCAAAATCGCCACCGCCTTGTTCCACTGTGACTTTTGCTAGGCATGTTCTAGAGGACTTTACTGATGCAGGAAGCTGCTCAATGACACTCTTAAACAAGCCCTCAAAAAATCACGATATTCAAAAACCACCATCAGGACCTTTGACTTACAGGCAAGCTGATTGCTTTCCACGtgcaaacagcttttcttcagtGATGTTTGGCAGTGAAGATGCTTTGCAGATGGCTGATAAGTCAAGTATCAAAGATGGAAATACCAGTGTAATGCCTGACACGCCCCCACCAACTCCTTTAGTACCGTGTCAAGCTAGTTCAGAAAGAAACCTGAGAAAACTATCAAAGAAACTCAAGGGAGAATTAGCAAAGGAATTTGCACCTGCGACGCCACCTTCTACACCATACAATCCATCTGTTGCAGGTTTGTCTGAAACGGAACACAGCTCTTTGGAAAAGGAGGAATTTATGCTGAAACTCATGCGGTCACTTTCTGAAGAAGTAGAAAGTAGTGAAGATGAAGATCATTCTGAAAAGGTCATTGAGAATGAGGAACATTCAGAAAAAACTATTCAGTATGCTGATAACTTAGCTAGTCAGATAATTTCAGTAGCAACTGAAATGGCTGCTTCCCATTTAGAtgataaaacaaatgaaaaagaagctgATAGACAGGTTCAGTTAAGTACGCAAAACAAACCATGTGGATATCCTGCGTTTGTGAACACCCCAGAAGAAACATGCAGCTCTTTATGGAATTATGCAGGTGATATGGCAGGAAAAGTAATCAGCGAAGCCAAGAAAATGGTGAAATCAAGGCATTGTAAACTGCTGAGGTTGAAGCGGGTTAACTGTCAAGTGGATTGTCTTTATGTGAGAAAAGATGATAAAGATTCTAGTTCAAAGGAGTGGTGTGGTCCGGTGAGGGACCAGTGTCTTGGTGAGAGAGATTCCTCTGTACTTTCTTTACCACAAGGTTCAGGCACGATGGGTTTGACTTCCAAGTACCCAAGCTGTGAAAGTGTGACGGATGAATATGCAGATCATATTATTCgtattttgaaaagagaagGTGGTAACCCTGAGCTGTTGATGGATCAGTATGCTAGCAGACTTGCTTACAGGTCCATCAAGTCAGGCCTACGGCAAGCCGCTCGTAAAACGAAATTGAGATGCAACAGAACGACGTTTCCTGGGCAAAATGTACAGGTAAATGGTAAACTGGAGCTGATCAAAACAGTGAATAAAGATGCAGCACAGCAAGTGAAAAGCAGCATTCATCACTGTGAAGAAGAAACTTACGAAAGGAGTATCAGCACGCAGAGAACAGATTGCGCGGAATTGTTACACTTTTCAGAATCCCTTGCTTGCAACATAACTAGTGATGTcaggaagaaattgaaaatttcAGGAGCATGTTTACCAAAATCTCTGACAGATTCCTGTCTATATGAAAAGACTGAACTTGAGGAAGTCACAGGAGATCTCATTAAAACAAGAGTTTCTAGGacacttcttcctttctcccccaGTCGTAAACTGTATCATAGTACGGgcagtttaaatgaaaatggcTACCGTGAAGGCATAATTCAAGCTATAGAACAATATGCTAGGAAGGTAGCAGATGATACTCTAGAAATGAGTTTAGAATCTGCTGTTCTCCAGGtggctgaaaacagaaagaatggaGATAGGCTTTCCTATACGGACAAACTGTCTCCTTTTTCTGGAACTGTCTGTAGGTGCTGCAGTATGAAGGAACATCAGTACTGTACCGAAAGTGCATCTCATCACTTACCTGCGCAGAGTTCCTCCATTCCAGTGAGGCATTTTCTTCAACCTAGATTGGGTGGTGTCTGCCAAAAACCAAGAGTCTTTCATCTTGATATTCCCAAAATTCACGTTGATGTAGAACAGAAGACAGTGTTTCCTGACAAGGTGGCTCCTGCGGCTGCTGAGAAAGCAGAGGGAGAGCTGAGTTACACAAGCGTGACAGCTGACAGTGGTTTTGGACAAGATGGAGTCAGTTTTGCTGAAAGCCTTACTACTGAAATAATGACCTCAGCTATGACTAATATTGGTCAGGCAGTTAACATAAg CTCTGCTGGAAGAGAAGGATTTCACTCTGTTGAGTCTATTGTTAGCCAGCAGATGAGCCTTAGTATCGGTGATGATAGCACTGGCAGTTGGTCCAATCTAAGTTTTGAAGATGAACATCTTGATGAGAGCAGCAGTTTTCTTCATCTCAGTGACAG TAATGGTAACAGCAGTAGCTGGAGCAGTCTTGGTTTAGAAGGAGATATGTATGAGGAGAATTTATCCTTTCCAACATCAGACAG tgatgGAACAGACGATAAGGATGAAGACACCAAGGATGCTGTAGAAG gTTTGGAGCAAGTAAAAAAGACTTTAGCCATAGTAAATATTGATCTGGAACCAAATCTAGTGGAcccccagctcagagcagcacTCCAGTGGCTGGCAGCTTCTGAAACAGACGTGTCCGATCTTCACTATCATGACACTGCTACAGGAGAATTTGTCCTT CTTTCCAGAAGACTGCGAGAAAGGGATTGGAAAGTGGGAGATCTCTTGCAAGCAGTGTTGAAGTACTGTGAAATGATAGAGAAGGCGTCTGATGGAGAGCAAGCTCTAAATAAATCTTTGGCTGGGTGGCTACTGGAAAATGCCTGA